In a genomic window of Cyprinus carpio isolate SPL01 chromosome A10, ASM1834038v1, whole genome shotgun sequence:
- the LOC109097800 gene encoding TBC1 domain family member 10A-like isoform X1 has protein sequence MAKLQSGNGVQRGTVESLAEHESSSLGSDSELNGFTEIQTDKYGFIGGAQQSTGENDNIPPDVLRQREAKWLDMLNSWDKWMAKKHKKVKLRCQKGIPPSLRGRAWLYLSGGKVKKEQNQGKFQGSKSHDARFKELDSQPGDPKWLDVIERDLHRQFPFHEMFVSRGGHGQQDLFRVLKAYTLHRPEEGYCQAQAPIAAVLLMHMPAEDAFWGLVQICEKYLPGYYSAGLEAIQLDGEILFALLKRVAPVAHRHLKKYKIDPILYMTEWFMCAFSRTLPWASVLRMWDMFFCEGVKIVFRVGLVLLKCMLGSQEKLKACQGQYETMELLRSIEPRYMQEAFLVQEVIELPVSERDIEKEHLFQLRRWKETNGELHCKSPPRMHGAKAIIAAEPPSRQDLKQNPTIIVEVPQTTESKTEKGKKAKSNMQKKTDMKNTSPPLNPYPLPSDPALASDTLAPSESQHLQGSNQSLSSTENDTYL, from the exons ATGGCTAAGCTTCAGTCGGGTAACGGAGTGCAGCGGGGCACGGTGGAGAGTCTGGCCGAGCACGAGAGCTCTTCTCTGGGATCGGACTCCGAGCTCAACGGCTTCACGGAGATCCAGACAGACAAGTACGGATTCATAGGAGGAGCTCAACAAAGCACAGGAGAAAA TGATAATATTCCTCCAGACGTGCTCCGGCAGAGAGAAGCCAAATGGCTGGATATGCTCAACAGTTGGGACAAGTGGATGGCCAAAAAACACAAGAAG GTAAAGTTGCGCTGTCAGAAGGGCATCCCTCCATCACTCAGAGGTCGTGCGTGGCTTTATCTCTCTGGTGGAAAAGTGAAGAAAGAACAGAATCAGGGCAAATTTCAG GGATCGAAATCCCATGATGCAAGGTTCAAG GAGTTGGACAGTCAGCCTGGAGATCCTAAATGGCTGGATGTGATCGAGAGAGACCTCCACAGACAGTTTCCATTCCACGAGATGTTCGTATCTCGAGGAGGCCACGG GCAGCAGGATCTGTTCCGGGTGCTGAAGGCGTACACACTGCACAGACCTGAGGAGGGTTACTGTCAGGCTCAAGCTCCTATAGCCGCAGTGCTGCTCATGCACATGCCAGCTGAG GATGCATTCTGGGGTCTGGTCCAGATCTGTGAGAAGTATCTGCCTGGATACTACAGCGCAGGCCTG GAGGCCATCCAGTTAGACGGCGAGATCTTGTTCGCTCTGCTCAAGCGCGTGGCCCCGGTGGCCCACCGGCATCTGAAGAAATACAAGATTGACCCTATCCTCTACATGACTGAGTGGTTCATGTGTGCCTTCTCCAGGACGCTGCCCTGGGCGTCTGTCCTGCGCATGTGGGACATGTTCTTCTGTGAGG GAGTGAAGATCGTCTTCCGTGTGGGTCTGGTGCTGCTGAAGTGCATGCTGGGATCTCAGGAGAAACTGAAAGCATGTCAGGGCCAATATGAGACCATGGAGCTGCTCAGATCTATAGAGCCACGATACATGCAGGAGGCTTTCCTGGTGCAAGAG GTCATTGAGTTGCCCGTGTCTGAGCGAGACATAGAGAAGGAACATCTCTTTCAGCTCCGGCGCTGGAAGGAGACCAACGGAGAGCTACACTGTAAATCCCCTCCCAGAATGCACGGCGCCAAAGCCATAATAGCCGCTGAGCCGCCCAGTCGCCAGGACCTCAAACAGAACCCCACGATCATCGTCGAAGTACCGCAAACCACCGAGAGCAAGACggagaaagggaaaaaagcaaAGAGCAACATGCAGAAGAAAACCGACATGAAAAACACCTCACCACCTCTTAATCCGTATCCGTTACCCAGCGACCCAGCATTAGCGAGCGATACCCTCGCGCCCAGCGAATCACAGCACCTGCAGGGCTCCAATCAGAGTCTCAGTAGCACAGAAAACGACACCTACCTGTGA
- the LOC109097800 gene encoding TBC1 domain family member 10A-like isoform X2 has product MAKLQSGNGVQRGTVESLAEHESSSLGSDSELNGFTEIQTDKYGFIGGAQQSTGENDNIPPDVLRQREAKWLDMLNSWDKWMAKKHKKVKLRCQKGIPPSLRGRAWLYLSGGKVKKEQNQGKFQELDSQPGDPKWLDVIERDLHRQFPFHEMFVSRGGHGQQDLFRVLKAYTLHRPEEGYCQAQAPIAAVLLMHMPAEDAFWGLVQICEKYLPGYYSAGLEAIQLDGEILFALLKRVAPVAHRHLKKYKIDPILYMTEWFMCAFSRTLPWASVLRMWDMFFCEGVKIVFRVGLVLLKCMLGSQEKLKACQGQYETMELLRSIEPRYMQEAFLVQEVIELPVSERDIEKEHLFQLRRWKETNGELHCKSPPRMHGAKAIIAAEPPSRQDLKQNPTIIVEVPQTTESKTEKGKKAKSNMQKKTDMKNTSPPLNPYPLPSDPALASDTLAPSESQHLQGSNQSLSSTENDTYL; this is encoded by the exons ATGGCTAAGCTTCAGTCGGGTAACGGAGTGCAGCGGGGCACGGTGGAGAGTCTGGCCGAGCACGAGAGCTCTTCTCTGGGATCGGACTCCGAGCTCAACGGCTTCACGGAGATCCAGACAGACAAGTACGGATTCATAGGAGGAGCTCAACAAAGCACAGGAGAAAA TGATAATATTCCTCCAGACGTGCTCCGGCAGAGAGAAGCCAAATGGCTGGATATGCTCAACAGTTGGGACAAGTGGATGGCCAAAAAACACAAGAAG GTAAAGTTGCGCTGTCAGAAGGGCATCCCTCCATCACTCAGAGGTCGTGCGTGGCTTTATCTCTCTGGTGGAAAAGTGAAGAAAGAACAGAATCAGGGCAAATTTCAG GAGTTGGACAGTCAGCCTGGAGATCCTAAATGGCTGGATGTGATCGAGAGAGACCTCCACAGACAGTTTCCATTCCACGAGATGTTCGTATCTCGAGGAGGCCACGG GCAGCAGGATCTGTTCCGGGTGCTGAAGGCGTACACACTGCACAGACCTGAGGAGGGTTACTGTCAGGCTCAAGCTCCTATAGCCGCAGTGCTGCTCATGCACATGCCAGCTGAG GATGCATTCTGGGGTCTGGTCCAGATCTGTGAGAAGTATCTGCCTGGATACTACAGCGCAGGCCTG GAGGCCATCCAGTTAGACGGCGAGATCTTGTTCGCTCTGCTCAAGCGCGTGGCCCCGGTGGCCCACCGGCATCTGAAGAAATACAAGATTGACCCTATCCTCTACATGACTGAGTGGTTCATGTGTGCCTTCTCCAGGACGCTGCCCTGGGCGTCTGTCCTGCGCATGTGGGACATGTTCTTCTGTGAGG GAGTGAAGATCGTCTTCCGTGTGGGTCTGGTGCTGCTGAAGTGCATGCTGGGATCTCAGGAGAAACTGAAAGCATGTCAGGGCCAATATGAGACCATGGAGCTGCTCAGATCTATAGAGCCACGATACATGCAGGAGGCTTTCCTGGTGCAAGAG GTCATTGAGTTGCCCGTGTCTGAGCGAGACATAGAGAAGGAACATCTCTTTCAGCTCCGGCGCTGGAAGGAGACCAACGGAGAGCTACACTGTAAATCCCCTCCCAGAATGCACGGCGCCAAAGCCATAATAGCCGCTGAGCCGCCCAGTCGCCAGGACCTCAAACAGAACCCCACGATCATCGTCGAAGTACCGCAAACCACCGAGAGCAAGACggagaaagggaaaaaagcaaAGAGCAACATGCAGAAGAAAACCGACATGAAAAACACCTCACCACCTCTTAATCCGTATCCGTTACCCAGCGACCCAGCATTAGCGAGCGATACCCTCGCGCCCAGCGAATCACAGCACCTGCAGGGCTCCAATCAGAGTCTCAGTAGCACAGAAAACGACACCTACCTGTGA